Genomic window (Pseudomonadota bacterium):
CGCCTGAGCGGCCAGTGGTGGAAGACGTCCTTCGTGATGGAGCCGGTCGACCTGAAGGGGCGGCCGGAGCCGCCGCGGTGCGCGATCCACAGTCACATCGACGAGAACCGCATCCTGCTCGAGGCCGATCCGGACTACAAGACGACCGTCGCGGCGTCGGCGCGGAACGAAGCGCAGGCGCGCGCGTGGATGAACGGGTCGTGGGACGTGGTGGCCGGCGGCATGTTCGACGACGTTTGGAGCCAGCAGCGCAACGTGGTTCCACCGTTCGACGTGCCTGATTCTTGGCGCGTCGATCGCGCGTTCGACTGGGGCTCGAGCAGGCCGTTCTCCGTCGGGTGGTACGCGGAGAGCGACGGCTCCGACCTGAAGATGCCCGACGGAACGTGGCGTGCCACGGTGCGCGGCGATCTGTTCCGAATCCGCGAGTGGTACGGTTGGACCGGCAGGCCGAACGAGGGGACGCGCGCACTGGCAGTAGAGGTTGCACAGGGCATCGTTGAGCGCGAGGTGCTCTGGGGATGGCGCCGCGGCAGAGAGTGCCGCGTGTCGAAGGGGGTGGCGGATTCCTCGATCTTCACCGTCGAGAACGGGATCAGCGTCGCGAACGACATGGGGAAGCCGGTTCGCATCGACGGCCGGATCTACGACGGGGTGACGTGGAAGCCTGCAGACAAGCGTCCCGGGTCGCGCAAGATGGGCTGGGAGATGATGCGGCGACGGATCCGTGCGGCACAGCCGAAGCTTGGCGTTCCGCGCGAGCAGCCCGGGTTCTTCGTGGTTGGGGAGCACTGCCCGCACTTCCTTCGAACCGTTCTCTCGCTGCCGAGGGACAAGAAGGACCTAGACGACGTGGACACGGACGCCGAAGATCACGTGGCAGATGAGGTTCGCTACCGCGTGCGAGCGATGGGCACGCAGGGCGGCAGCGGGACTACGACCGGCTGGTACTGACGCGAAGAGCACGCCATGTCGCTGCAGAGCAAGCACCCCCTCTGGATGGACCGGGTCGACGAGTGGCGCCGCTGCCGCGACGTGCACGAGGGAGAGGCGAAGGTCAAGGACAAGGGGAAAGAGTACCTCCGGCCCACGAGCGGGATGATCGAGGACGGGTGTGAGTCACCCGAACAGCCG
Coding sequences:
- a CDS encoding terminase produces the protein EELTNWADDECYRSMFACCRSSSSDAPRKVRATTNPYGVGHNWVKDRFRLSGQWWKTSFVMEPVDLKGRPEPPRCAIHSHIDENRILLEADPDYKTTVAASARNEAQARAWMNGSWDVVAGGMFDDVWSQQRNVVPPFDVPDSWRVDRAFDWGSSRPFSVGWYAESDGSDLKMPDGTWRATVRGDLFRIREWYGWTGRPNEGTRALAVEVAQGIVEREVLWGWRRGRECRVSKGVADSSIFTVENGISVANDMGKPVRIDGRIYDGVTWKPADKRPGSRKMGWEMMRRRIRAAQPKLGVPREQPGFFVVGEHCPHFLRTVLSLPRDKKDLDDVDTDAEDHVADEVRYRVRAMGTQGGSGTTTGWY